A stretch of Brassica napus cultivar Da-Ae chromosome C6, Da-Ae, whole genome shotgun sequence DNA encodes these proteins:
- the LOC106436805 gene encoding probable thimet oligopeptidase isoform X1: MSENDEGNDKKTQGSNPKKLKLVTFTGAAGLFGLAVSFAIFAFNSHKQKSKKKGLPGCDSVCVNLSAKEILDLADQIISKSTRVHDAVASVPLNKLSYENVVLPLAELEARLLPLIQCCVVPKMLSPQDNVRKASAEAELKIDAHLLSCRKREDVYRVIRIYAAKGESIAPEAKCYLQCLVRDFEDNGLNLTTTKREEVERLKDEIDELSLRYVQNLNEDSSCLFFTEAELAGLPVEFLQSLDKTQSKEFKLTLESSHVAAILELCKIAKTRKTVAMAYGKRCGDANIPVLQKLVQSRHRLARLLGYAHFADYALDHRMSKTSTTVIRFLEDISSSLTDLAIREFSILKDLKRKEEGELPFGVEDLLYYIKRVEELQFDLDFGDIRQYFPVSLVLSGIFKICQDLFGIKIEEVTETDVWYYDVQAFAVFDSGSGKLLGYFYLDMFTREGKFNHSCVVSLQNNALFSNGACQVTILHPCRTFIWTCSGIYLVSVCLQIPIALLIAQFSKDGGGEALPLGFSEVVNLFHEFGHLVQHICNRASFARLSGLRVDPDFREIPSQLLENWCYESFTLKLISGYRQDITKPLVDEVCKTLKRWRYSFSALKSLQEILYCLFDQRIYSDDDVDFGQLIRSLHPKVMLGLPVVEGTNPASCFPRAVIGSEATCYSRLWSEVFAADIFASQFGDGHPNLYMGLQFRDKVLAQGGGKEAMELLTSFLGREPSTQAYIESRTKYGL; the protein is encoded by the exons ATGTCAGAAAACGATGAAGGAAACGACAAGAAAACGCAAGGatctaaccctaagaagctCAAACTCGTAACCTTCACCGGAGCCGCCGGGCTGTTTGGACTCGCCGTCAGTTTCGCCATCTTCGCTTTCAACTCTCACAAGCAAAAATCCAAAAAGAAAG GTCTTCCCGGTTGCGATTCTGTTTGCGTTAACCTATCCGCGAAGGAGATCCTCGATTTAGCTGACCAAATCATCTCCAAGTCCACTCGAGTTCACGACGCTGTTGCCTCGGTTCCTCTAAACAAG CTCTCTTATGAGAACGTTGTGTTGCCGCTGGCGGAGCTTGAAGCAAGGCTGCTTCCTCTTATACAATGCTGTGTGGTTCCTAAGATGTTATCTCCTCAGGATAATGTTCGTAAAGCTAGTGCTGAAGCTGAGCTGAAGATAGACGCTCATCTTCTCTCCTGCAG GAAACGTGAAGATGTTTATCGGGTTATCAGAATTTATGCTGCAAAGGGAGAATCAATTGCTCCTGAAGCTAAATGCTATCTACAGTGTCTG GTTAGAGACTTCGAGGACAATGGTCTGAACCTTACTACAACAaaaagagaggaagtagagagatTGAAAGATGAAATTGACGAGCTAAGCTTGCGATACGTTCAGAATTTAAATGAAGATAGTTCTTGTCTTTTCTTTACTGAGGCTGAGCTTGCTGGTTTGCCTGTAGAATTTCTTCAG AGTTTGGATAAAACTCAAAGTAAAGAATTTAAGCTCACCTTGGAAAGTAGTCACGTAGCAGCTATTCTGGAGTTATGCAAG ATAGCCAAGACAAGGAAGACAGTGGCTATGGCATATGGAAAGAGATGTGGAGATGCCAATATTCCGGTGTTACAAAAATTG GTTCAGTCGCGCCATAGATTAGCTCGCTTACTTGGCTATGCACACTTCGCTGATTATGCTCTTGATCATAGGATGTCAAAGACATCAACAACG GTTATCAGATTCCTGGAGGACATCTCTTCCAGTTTAACGGATTTGGCTATTAGAGAGTTTTCCATTTTGAAAGATCTGAAG AGGAAAGAAGAAGGGGAGCTTCCATTTGGCGTAGAAGatcttttatattatataaagagGGTAGAGGAGCTGCAGTTTGATCTTGACTTCGGAGATATCCGACAATATTTCCCTGTCAGTTTGGTCCTTTCCGGAATCTTTAAAATATGTCAGGATCTTTTCG GAATAAAAATTGAGGAGGTTACAGAAACGGATGTCTGGTATTATGATGTTCAAGCTTTTGCCGTGTTTGACTCCGGGTCTGGAAAGCTTTTGGGTTATTTTTATCTTGACATGTTTACAAG AGAAGGGAAATTTAATCACAGCTGTGTGGTGAGTCTTCAGAACAATGCATTGTTCTCCAATGGTGCATGTCAGGTGACAATCTTACATCCTTGCCGGACCTTTATTTGGACCTGTTCTGGCATTTATCTTGTTTCTGTTTGTCTCCAGATTCCCATTGCGTTGCTTATTGCACAGTTTTCAAAGGATGGTGGTGGTGAAGCTTTGCCATTGGGATTCTCTGAGGTCGTTAATCTTTTCCACGAGTTTGGCCATTTG GTCCAACATATCTGCAATCGTGCTTCATTTGCTAGATTATCAGGCCTACGTGTTGACCCTGACTTTCGGGAGATTCCATCTCAATTATTGGAAAACTG GTGTTATGAGAGTTTCACCTTGAAGTTGATATCAGGTTATCGTCAG GATATCACCAAGCCATTGGTTGATGAAGTCTGCAAAACACTCAAACGTTGGCGATATTCTTTCTCTGCACTCAAGTCGCTTCAGGAGATATTATACT GTCTATTCGATCAAAGAATATATTCGGACGATGATGTGGACTTTGGCCAGCTAATCAGGAGTCTTCATCCAAAG GTGATGTTAGGGCTACCAGTGGTGGAAGGAACAAACCCTGCTTCATGTTTCCCACGTGCTGTAATTGGCTCTGAAGCAACGTGTTACAGCCGTTTATGGAGTGAG GTGTTTGCTGCTGATATATTTGCTTCACAGTTTGGGGATGGGCATCCGAATCTGTATATGGGCTTGCAGTTCCGAGACAAA GTGTTGGCCCAGGGAGGAGGCAAAGAAGCCATGGAACTTCTCACCAGTTTTCTTGGAAGGGAACCATCAACACAAGCTTACATTGAGAGCCGGACAAAGTATGGTTTGTGA
- the LOC106436805 gene encoding probable thimet oligopeptidase isoform X2, with amino-acid sequence MSENDEGNDKKTQGSNPKKLKLVTFTGAAGLFGLAVSFAIFAFNSHKQKSKKKGLPGCDSVCVNLSAKEILDLADQIISKSTRVHDAVASVPLNKLSYENVVLPLAELEARLLPLIQCCVVPKMLSPQDNVRKASAEAELKIDAHLLSCRKREDVYRVIRIYAAKGESIAPEAKCYLQCLVRDFEDNGLNLTTTKREEVERLKDEIDELSLRYVQNLNEDSSCLFFTEAELAGLPVEFLQSLDKTQSKEFKLTLESSHVAAILELCKIAKTRKTVAMAYGKRCGDANIPVLQKLVQSRHRLARLLGYAHFADYALDHRMSKTSTTVIRFLEDISSSLTDLAIREFSILKDLKRKEEGELPFGVEDLLYYIKRVEELQFDLDFGDIRQYFPVSLVLSGIFKICQDLFGIKIEEVTETDVWYYDVQAFAVFDSGSGKLLGYFYLDMFTREGKFNHSCVVSLQNNALFSNGACQIPIALLIAQFSKDGGGEALPLGFSEVVNLFHEFGHLVQHICNRASFARLSGLRVDPDFREIPSQLLENWCYESFTLKLISGYRQDITKPLVDEVCKTLKRWRYSFSALKSLQEILYCLFDQRIYSDDDVDFGQLIRSLHPKVMLGLPVVEGTNPASCFPRAVIGSEATCYSRLWSEVFAADIFASQFGDGHPNLYMGLQFRDKVLAQGGGKEAMELLTSFLGREPSTQAYIESRTKYGL; translated from the exons ATGTCAGAAAACGATGAAGGAAACGACAAGAAAACGCAAGGatctaaccctaagaagctCAAACTCGTAACCTTCACCGGAGCCGCCGGGCTGTTTGGACTCGCCGTCAGTTTCGCCATCTTCGCTTTCAACTCTCACAAGCAAAAATCCAAAAAGAAAG GTCTTCCCGGTTGCGATTCTGTTTGCGTTAACCTATCCGCGAAGGAGATCCTCGATTTAGCTGACCAAATCATCTCCAAGTCCACTCGAGTTCACGACGCTGTTGCCTCGGTTCCTCTAAACAAG CTCTCTTATGAGAACGTTGTGTTGCCGCTGGCGGAGCTTGAAGCAAGGCTGCTTCCTCTTATACAATGCTGTGTGGTTCCTAAGATGTTATCTCCTCAGGATAATGTTCGTAAAGCTAGTGCTGAAGCTGAGCTGAAGATAGACGCTCATCTTCTCTCCTGCAG GAAACGTGAAGATGTTTATCGGGTTATCAGAATTTATGCTGCAAAGGGAGAATCAATTGCTCCTGAAGCTAAATGCTATCTACAGTGTCTG GTTAGAGACTTCGAGGACAATGGTCTGAACCTTACTACAACAaaaagagaggaagtagagagatTGAAAGATGAAATTGACGAGCTAAGCTTGCGATACGTTCAGAATTTAAATGAAGATAGTTCTTGTCTTTTCTTTACTGAGGCTGAGCTTGCTGGTTTGCCTGTAGAATTTCTTCAG AGTTTGGATAAAACTCAAAGTAAAGAATTTAAGCTCACCTTGGAAAGTAGTCACGTAGCAGCTATTCTGGAGTTATGCAAG ATAGCCAAGACAAGGAAGACAGTGGCTATGGCATATGGAAAGAGATGTGGAGATGCCAATATTCCGGTGTTACAAAAATTG GTTCAGTCGCGCCATAGATTAGCTCGCTTACTTGGCTATGCACACTTCGCTGATTATGCTCTTGATCATAGGATGTCAAAGACATCAACAACG GTTATCAGATTCCTGGAGGACATCTCTTCCAGTTTAACGGATTTGGCTATTAGAGAGTTTTCCATTTTGAAAGATCTGAAG AGGAAAGAAGAAGGGGAGCTTCCATTTGGCGTAGAAGatcttttatattatataaagagGGTAGAGGAGCTGCAGTTTGATCTTGACTTCGGAGATATCCGACAATATTTCCCTGTCAGTTTGGTCCTTTCCGGAATCTTTAAAATATGTCAGGATCTTTTCG GAATAAAAATTGAGGAGGTTACAGAAACGGATGTCTGGTATTATGATGTTCAAGCTTTTGCCGTGTTTGACTCCGGGTCTGGAAAGCTTTTGGGTTATTTTTATCTTGACATGTTTACAAG AGAAGGGAAATTTAATCACAGCTGTGTGGTGAGTCTTCAGAACAATGCATTGTTCTCCAATGGTGCATGTCAG ATTCCCATTGCGTTGCTTATTGCACAGTTTTCAAAGGATGGTGGTGGTGAAGCTTTGCCATTGGGATTCTCTGAGGTCGTTAATCTTTTCCACGAGTTTGGCCATTTG GTCCAACATATCTGCAATCGTGCTTCATTTGCTAGATTATCAGGCCTACGTGTTGACCCTGACTTTCGGGAGATTCCATCTCAATTATTGGAAAACTG GTGTTATGAGAGTTTCACCTTGAAGTTGATATCAGGTTATCGTCAG GATATCACCAAGCCATTGGTTGATGAAGTCTGCAAAACACTCAAACGTTGGCGATATTCTTTCTCTGCACTCAAGTCGCTTCAGGAGATATTATACT GTCTATTCGATCAAAGAATATATTCGGACGATGATGTGGACTTTGGCCAGCTAATCAGGAGTCTTCATCCAAAG GTGATGTTAGGGCTACCAGTGGTGGAAGGAACAAACCCTGCTTCATGTTTCCCACGTGCTGTAATTGGCTCTGAAGCAACGTGTTACAGCCGTTTATGGAGTGAG GTGTTTGCTGCTGATATATTTGCTTCACAGTTTGGGGATGGGCATCCGAATCTGTATATGGGCTTGCAGTTCCGAGACAAA GTGTTGGCCCAGGGAGGAGGCAAAGAAGCCATGGAACTTCTCACCAGTTTTCTTGGAAGGGAACCATCAACACAAGCTTACATTGAGAGCCGGACAAAGTATGGTTTGTGA
- the LOC106436808 gene encoding signal recognition particle subunit SRP72-like, giving the protein MQNSFCSLPGDIIGQETLTDDGFADEDIENELGPISVQLAYVQQVLGQTQESSSSYVDIIKRNVVDESSLAVTVNNLIALKGSKDVSDGLRKLDRLKDQDSQIFKLSQALDAKLSQKHKEAIYAKRVLLLLHANKIDQARELCAALTGLFPESVMPTLLQAAVLVRENKAAKAEELLGQCAEKFPEKSKLVLLARAQIAASATHPQVAAESLSQITDIQHFPATVATIVALKERAGDNAGAAAVLDSSIKWWSNSMIETNKLSILMPEAASFKLRHGQEEEASRLYEEIVKKHKSTDALVGLVTTLACVNVEKAETYEKQLKPLPGLKAVDVDNLEKTSGAKPMEGAAASAMQEEVKSKEKAKRKRKRKPKYPKGFDLANPGPPPDPERWLPRREMSSYRPKRKDKRAAQIRGSQGAVTKQDKQETAPSTSKSSQATNKSAGADHSKPASSKASKKKSRR; this is encoded by the exons ATGCAGAACAGCTTTTGCTCACTGCCAGGAG ACATAATTGGTCAGGAAACACTCACGGATGACGGTTTTGCTGATGAGGATATTGAAAATGAGCTGGGCCCAATTTCTGTCCAATTAGCATATGTCCAACAG GTCCTTGGACAAACTCAAGAATCCAGCAGCTCTTATGTAGACATCATTAAACGAAACGTTGTTGATGAGTCGTCACTTGCTGTTACTGTGAACAACCTTATCGCCTTGAAAGGTTCCAAAGATGTTTCTGATGGCTTGAGGAAGCTTGATCGGCTGAAAGACCAAGACTCCCAGATTTTTAAGCTTTCTCAAGCACTTGATGCGAAGCTTTCGCAGAAACATAAGGAAGCTATATATGCCAAACGCGTCCTTCTGCTCCTCCATGCTAATAAGATTGATCAG GCACGAGAACTTTGTGCTGCGCTGACTGGCCTGTTTCCTGAGAGTGTTATGCCTACATTGCTTCAAGCTGCTGTTTTGGTGAGAGAGAACAAGGCTGCGAAAGCTGAAGAACTTCTGGGACAGTGTGCTGAAAAGTTCCCGGAGAAGTCTAAGTTGGTTCTCTTGGCCAGGGCACAAATTGCTGCGTCTGCTACTCATCCTCAAGTAGCAGCAGAGTCCCTGTCCCAAATAACTGATATCCAGCATTTTCCTGCAACTGTTGCCACCATTGTTGCACTCAAAGAGCGCGCTGGGGACAACGCTGGTGCTGCAGCTGTTCTTGACTCATCAATCAAGTGGTGGTCAAATTCGATGATAGAAACCAATAAGCTTAGCATATTGATGCCGGAGGCTGCTTCCTTCAAGCTCAGGCATGGTCAAGAAGAGGAGGCTTCACGGCTATACGAGGAGATTgtgaaaaaacataaaagcaCAGATGCTCTGGTTGGTCTCGTGACTACACTTGCTTGCGTCAACGTCGAGAAAGCGGAAACTTATGAGAAACAGCTAAAACCGTTGCCGGGGTTGAAAGCTGTTGATGTGGATAACCTTGAAAAGACATCTGGTGCAAAACCTATGGAAGGCGCTGCTGCTTCAGCGATGCAGGAAGAAGTGAAGAGCAAAGAGAAGgcaaagaggaagaggaagagaaagccAAAGTATCCGAAAGGATTTGATCTGGCAAACCCGGGTCCACCTCCGGACCCTGAAAGGTGGCTTCCGAGAAGGGAAATGTCAAGTTACAGACCCAAGAGGAAGGACAAGAGAGCAGCTCAAATCCGTGGCTCGCAGGGTGCAGTGACGAAGCAAGATAAACAAGAAACAGCTCCTTCAACTTCAAAGTCAAGCCAAGCGACTAATAAGAGTGCAGGTGCTGATCATTCGAAGCCTGCTTCCTCTAAGGCCTCGAAGAAGAAGTCTAGGAGATGA
- the LOC106436803 gene encoding uncharacterized protein LOC106436803 isoform X2 — MSILNEIVSVAVGFYKRIQALMSTSDQSPPVATETPLLDQEQPPPDEDDDLGQTLQRLEMFLTLLGFNQSSTRSLVLSWIVFLTIGLVLPVTVLELGHCKGCETYQNKSFELNIVVSQACLAGVSLLCVSHNLRKYGIREFLFVDQLSGRMGRLKDQYMQQISNSVKLLGLWSLICFGLKAVREIIRMLYVPHDQPWLSVFILVSMILSWTYLSTIFLAASSMFHLVCNLQVIHFEDYAKLLDEESEISFFIGEHTNLRRYLSKISHRFRIFLVLQFLVVTASQFTTLFQTTAYSGRITYINGGDFAVSAVVQVVGIILCLHAATKISHRAQAIASVASKWHAIMSCSSTDSTQIRASPSGVHLEATTNPPISFRISPSESDVESMDHYMRMPANNSHFSSYMSMSSYHRRQAFVLYLQMNPGGITIFGWTVDRHLINTIFFIELSLVTFVLGRTVVFTSE; from the exons ATGTCCATTTTGAATGAGATCGTATCCGTCGCCGTGGGTTTCTACAAACGTATTCAAGCTCTGATGTCGACTAGTGACCAATCACCACCAGTTGCCACTGAAACGCCGTTGCTCGATCAAGAACAGCCTCCGCCCGACGAAGACGACGACCTCGGCCAAACGCTGCAAAGGCTAGAGATGTTTCTGACGCTCCTCGGGTTTAACCAGTCGTCAACGCGAAGCCTCGTCTTGTCATGGATCGTGTTTTTGACGATCGGTTTGGTGCTTCCGGTGACGGTGTTGGAGCTAGGACATTGCAAAGGGTGTGAGACGTATCAGAACAAGAGCTTCGAGCTCAACATCGTTGTCTCGCAGGCGTGTCTGGCTGGTGTCTCTCTGCTCTGCGTTTCGCATAACTTGAGGAAGTATGGGATTAGGGAGTTTTTATTTGTTGATCAACTCAGTGGTCGTATGGGACGGCTCAAGGATCAGTATATGCAGCAAATCTCG AACTCTGTGAAACTGCTTGGACTATGGTCGCTCATATGTTTTGGACTAAAAGCTGTTCGGGAGATTATTCGAATGCTATATGTGCCTCATGACCAGCCGTGGCTATCTGTTTTTATCCTCGTATCAATGATCTTGTCATGGACTTACTTAAGCACTATCTTTCTAGCTGCGAGCTCCATGTTTCATTTGGTCTGCAACTTGCAAGTCATTCACTTTGAAGATTACGCAAAGCTCTTAGATGAGGAGTCCGAAATCTCCTTTTTCATCGGTGAGCACACTAATTTGCGCCGTTACCTATCCAAAATAAGCCATAGGTTCCGCATCTTTCTGGTTCTGCAGTTTCTGGTCGTCACGGCTAGCCAGTTCACTACACTTTTCCAGACCACTGCGTACAGTGGGCGTATCACTTATATAAACGGTGGTGATTTTGCT GTCTCGGCTGTGGTCCAAGTTGTTggaataattttatgtttacacgCAGCAACGAAGATATCTCACAGAGCACAAGCAATAGCATCAGTTGCAAGTAAATGGCATGCGATAATGTCTTGTTCATCTACAGATTCAACTCAAATCAGGGCTTCTCCTAGTGGTGTTCACTTGGAAGCCACCACGAATCCACCCATCTCCTTTCGGATTTCACCTTCAGAAAGCGATGTGGAATCAATGGATCACTACATGAGGATGCCTGCTAATAACAGCCACTTTTCTTCATACATGTCCATGTCCTCATATCACAGAAGACAAGCTTTCG TGTTGTATTTGCAGATGAATCCAGGTGGGATAACGATATTCGGGTGGACAGTAGACAGGCATTTGATAAACACAATATTCTTCATTGAGCTCTCTCTTGTTACCTTTGTACTTGGGAGGACTGTAGTCTTCACTTCTGAATGA
- the LOC106436803 gene encoding uncharacterized protein LOC106436803 isoform X1 codes for MSILNEIVSVAVGFYKRIQALMSTSDQSPPVATETPLLDQEQPPPDEDDDLGQTLQRLEMFLTLLGFNQSSTRSLVLSWIVFLTIGLVLPVTVLELGHCKGCETYQNKSFELNIVVSQACLAGVSLLCVSHNLRKYGIREFLFVDQLSGRMGRLKDQYMQQISCAFLGGGFGRNTVFECLKPQHNSVKLLGLWSLICFGLKAVREIIRMLYVPHDQPWLSVFILVSMILSWTYLSTIFLAASSMFHLVCNLQVIHFEDYAKLLDEESEISFFIGEHTNLRRYLSKISHRFRIFLVLQFLVVTASQFTTLFQTTAYSGRITYINGGDFAVSAVVQVVGIILCLHAATKISHRAQAIASVASKWHAIMSCSSTDSTQIRASPSGVHLEATTNPPISFRISPSESDVESMDHYMRMPANNSHFSSYMSMSSYHRRQAFVLYLQMNPGGITIFGWTVDRHLINTIFFIELSLVTFVLGRTVVFTSE; via the exons ATGTCCATTTTGAATGAGATCGTATCCGTCGCCGTGGGTTTCTACAAACGTATTCAAGCTCTGATGTCGACTAGTGACCAATCACCACCAGTTGCCACTGAAACGCCGTTGCTCGATCAAGAACAGCCTCCGCCCGACGAAGACGACGACCTCGGCCAAACGCTGCAAAGGCTAGAGATGTTTCTGACGCTCCTCGGGTTTAACCAGTCGTCAACGCGAAGCCTCGTCTTGTCATGGATCGTGTTTTTGACGATCGGTTTGGTGCTTCCGGTGACGGTGTTGGAGCTAGGACATTGCAAAGGGTGTGAGACGTATCAGAACAAGAGCTTCGAGCTCAACATCGTTGTCTCGCAGGCGTGTCTGGCTGGTGTCTCTCTGCTCTGCGTTTCGCATAACTTGAGGAAGTATGGGATTAGGGAGTTTTTATTTGTTGATCAACTCAGTGGTCGTATGGGACGGCTCAAGGATCAGTATATGCAGCAAATCTCG TGTGCTTTTCTAGGTGGAGGTTTTGGACGGAACACCGTCTTTGAATGTCTGAAACCGCAACAT AACTCTGTGAAACTGCTTGGACTATGGTCGCTCATATGTTTTGGACTAAAAGCTGTTCGGGAGATTATTCGAATGCTATATGTGCCTCATGACCAGCCGTGGCTATCTGTTTTTATCCTCGTATCAATGATCTTGTCATGGACTTACTTAAGCACTATCTTTCTAGCTGCGAGCTCCATGTTTCATTTGGTCTGCAACTTGCAAGTCATTCACTTTGAAGATTACGCAAAGCTCTTAGATGAGGAGTCCGAAATCTCCTTTTTCATCGGTGAGCACACTAATTTGCGCCGTTACCTATCCAAAATAAGCCATAGGTTCCGCATCTTTCTGGTTCTGCAGTTTCTGGTCGTCACGGCTAGCCAGTTCACTACACTTTTCCAGACCACTGCGTACAGTGGGCGTATCACTTATATAAACGGTGGTGATTTTGCT GTCTCGGCTGTGGTCCAAGTTGTTggaataattttatgtttacacgCAGCAACGAAGATATCTCACAGAGCACAAGCAATAGCATCAGTTGCAAGTAAATGGCATGCGATAATGTCTTGTTCATCTACAGATTCAACTCAAATCAGGGCTTCTCCTAGTGGTGTTCACTTGGAAGCCACCACGAATCCACCCATCTCCTTTCGGATTTCACCTTCAGAAAGCGATGTGGAATCAATGGATCACTACATGAGGATGCCTGCTAATAACAGCCACTTTTCTTCATACATGTCCATGTCCTCATATCACAGAAGACAAGCTTTCG TGTTGTATTTGCAGATGAATCCAGGTGGGATAACGATATTCGGGTGGACAGTAGACAGGCATTTGATAAACACAATATTCTTCATTGAGCTCTCTCTTGTTACCTTTGTACTTGGGAGGACTGTAGTCTTCACTTCTGAATGA